The Methanolacinia petrolearia DSM 11571 genome has a segment encoding these proteins:
- a CDS encoding N-acetyltransferase, whose product MNDISVIDLTPENIAEYGVCGYKDIKKHVELRRKIEWFTKYYPKGLRIKALVSKSGGYQGMLEYIPGRYAHRPVDADGYMFIHCIFVGFKKEFKGKGYASMLIDACIEDAKAAGMKGVAVVTRKGSFMAKRDIFVKKGFVPVDLAGPDFELLALKFDPDAADPSFRPEMEKNREKYPEGLVIFRSAQCPYSEKNVAAIMESAEKKYGLTPRLIEMEDAESVQDSPCPFGTFCIMYDGKVISHHPISNGRFENIMDKMMK is encoded by the coding sequence ATGAACGACATCTCCGTCATCGATCTCACTCCCGAAAATATCGCAGAATACGGGGTGTGCGGTTACAAAGATATAAAAAAACACGTCGAACTGAGGAGAAAGATCGAGTGGTTCACTAAATATTACCCAAAGGGGTTGAGGATAAAGGCGCTCGTTTCGAAGAGCGGCGGATACCAGGGGATGCTCGAATACATTCCGGGCCGGTATGCCCACCGCCCCGTCGATGCGGACGGGTACATGTTCATTCACTGCATCTTCGTCGGGTTCAAAAAAGAGTTCAAGGGAAAGGGATATGCCTCCATGCTGATCGATGCCTGCATCGAAGACGCGAAAGCGGCCGGGATGAAAGGTGTGGCGGTCGTTACGAGAAAAGGTTCGTTCATGGCCAAAAGGGATATCTTCGTCAAAAAGGGTTTTGTCCCGGTGGATCTGGCAGGGCCGGATTTCGAGCTGCTCGCACTCAAATTCGACCCGGACGCCGCCGATCCCTCTTTCAGGCCGGAGATGGAGAAGAACCGTGAGAAATATCCCGAAGGTCTCGTGATATTCCGCTCGGCACAGTGCCCATATTCGGAGAAGAACGTCGCCGCCATCATGGAGTCTGCCGAAAAAAAGTACGGCCTGACCCCCCGCCTGATCGAGATGGAGGACGCGGAATCGGTACAGGATTCCCCGTGCCCATTCGGGACATTCTGCATCATGTACGACGGGAAAGTCATCAGCCATCACCCGATCAGCAATGGCCGGTTTGAGAATATAATGGATAAGATGATGAAATGA